CTTGCCTGACAGGTAGTTGATAAACTGTCGATAGCGAGAGTTAGTCACAGCATATTTTGCCATGTAGAGATCAGTCACAACTTCGGACTTGTCTGTCAAAGAGTAGGTGAATGTACCTCCCTTGATCAGGATATAATGTGCACCAAGCTTGTCAAGCAGCATAAAGTTTATCCAGCGCTCTACCAACAAAACTTTATCTGCGTAAGAGATATCATCAAGATCCAACCCTCGTTGTTTCATAAGATCGGGCTGAGTCGCCTTAAACTCCATATAATTGTCAAGAATCACTTTAGGCCCAGGAATTGCATCATTAATCTTGAGTGCATGCAAAACATCCCTGATACACTTGATCAACTTCTTAATATCATTGTCATGAGATTTGACATCTTGACCCGATATATCCGAAATAAACTGTTGATAACGATGGGGATCCCTGTCAAGAATAAGCGACACTTTAGACTTCTGCAACTTTGAACCAAATCGTTTGGCACCAAGAAAAAGCCCTAGCTCAAAGGGCATATTAAATCTGGGCAGCTTGGTCTTTTTATCAGGTTCTGTTCTTGATATATCATGGATTCCACAACAACACTCTTCAATGATTCGATTGATTTTTTCTATGCGTACCTGGCCGCCATCATCAAATTCGTAAGCACAGCGAGGACGAAAACCACACTTATAGACCGTAAAAAGAATAGCATCAAAAAACGGAATGTACTCTTTGTCAAAAGGGCAATTAATAAACACATTGAGGTTATGTGGTGGCATGGCAAACGCAATTATGATTTATCCTGTACCGTAGCAACACTTGGATTTAATGACCTGTTGCTCCAATTTTCACCAATCATCACTACGGGACATCCTCTCCCGATCGTGAATCCTCTACAGCCTCCAGAATATCTTTCGTTGCTGCTCTTGTTTTCACCCCTTTGACATCAAAAGGAGAATTTGAAAGCTGTTTATACACAACGGCAAATTGTTCACCACTCCGTTTTTTGATAATCACCTCTTCCGTACGAGCAAGATCAAACACCTTGGCGAATTTCTTTCGCGCTTCAGAATAGCTGTAAACTTTCATAACGTCTACGTCATAATTGTGATACCAATTCTACACAATATCAGCGATGGAATCAAGCCATCGTTTCAAAACCAGTCAATACCAGATTTTTATGGATACTCGTGCCTTGAATAACAATCAGTTCTCAAAAAGTTACAAGCTGTCAGCTCTTTTCCACCAGCCCCAACGAGCGCAACAGATTGCGGGTATCGGCCTGCCGGGCGTGACCAACCCACCCGGCAAGGCTTTTCTGCAAGGTTTCCGGCTTGGCAAGCAGGGTGCATTGTATCCGTTTTTTTGCTCTCCGAACATTTGCTGAAGGAAGTAACCGGTAGCTCTGAAAAACTTTTTGCCCGAGAAAGCACTTCCCTTCTGTTGCCGGGTAAAGCTCTGTTCTCCCTGAATTAAGCGTCAATCTGAATTGTTGCAAAAACTCTTCGATTGCTTTTTTCCACTCCCACAATTCATCCTTGCTATCGGAAAACAAGACGTAATCATCAACGTATCTTACGTAGCCTTTGCATCGCAACACCTCTTTTACGTAGTGATCCAGAAAGCTGAGGTAGTAGTTGGCAAAAAACTGGCTGGTCAGGTTCCCGATAGGCAGCCCTTTTCTCCGTTCATGAGGGGTAAAAAGGGTGTCACCGGGGAAATAGTGAAAATGCTCTGCCTGTATGTTACTGTTATCAATAATGGTATCAATAAGCCACAAAGTGTCAGCGCAGGCTATTTTTCTGCGAAGCAACGATTTGAGTATCTCGTGATCGATTGATGGAAAATATTTCCGGATATCACACTTCAGCACATAAGCATACTTTTTCAGATAGTGCTGGTAGCGCTCTATGGCCTTGTGTGTTCCCTTGGCCGTTCTGTTGGCATAGGTGTCGAAAATAAAGCTCCGTTCAAGAAGAGGGCCAACAATAGTGATCAGGGCATGATGCACAACGCGGTCTTTAAAGGGAGCTGCGCTGATCATTCTTGGTTTTGGCTTGTAGATGCTGAAGGTTTTGTATGAACCGGGCTGCCAGGTTTTCGTTCGCAACTCCGAAAGAATCTGCCAGAGGTTCTCTTCCAGAAAGGTGAAAAAGTGCAGCACCGACTGGTTTTCGCGCTTTCCTTTCGCCGCTTTTTGGGCTGCTGAAAGCACATTTTCGAAGGTTACAATGCTCTGAAAAAGGTTTTTGCTGGTTTTCATCGTTTTGCCAGAAAAAAAACAGGCCGCTTTTTCAATTACTTACTCAAGCGACCTGTTTTATGGGTACTGTTCGTGCATGTTCCACTGAGTGCAATGGCAACATGCCGCAGGAGAAAGAGCCCGGGATGTCATGCCCAAAAAACTGTCCGTTATTCCTTGAAAGAACGGCATCATAATGGGCTTTAACACGCATCGAAAGGGGCATGATTGGAACGGACAACCCGAAAGCCAATATTGTTGTTCCTGTTCGCCGGATGATTGTTGTTCCGGGCAGAGCAACGCAGATTGTCGGGATTATTGTTCCAGGAACCGCCGCGCAACGCACGGGCAGATCAGTTACCGGCTCTTTTCCATCATTCTGAACAAACGATAATTACCATTTATCAACGACTTATTCAAGCTTTTTTTATCCATCCGCCCAGCATCTTCCCCAATTCTGAAATCTGGCTGCTCCCAAACTCATAGGAGTTCAAGCTGATAAATTTCATGTCAAAACTCAATCGAACCAGAATGCGCAAACGCGTCAGCACCTCATCGGCCTGCTCCAGCAATGGTCGTTTGACGTTCCGCATATTGGCAACTGCCACAAGCTCTGTAAACTCGAGTATAGAATTTTCGATACGCACAGCAATACTGAACCGGTAGCTTTTGGGAAATTTCCCAGTATGCAGCAGCAGCCATTTCGAAAAATCGTAGGCCTTTTTGACGATCAGCATTTCATGATTCTGCACAAATTTTTTCCCTTTCAGAGTTCCAGAAAACAGAAAGACAGAAGATCAGGAAGAGGGACTGGAACGGACAACCCGAAAGCCAACATTGCCGCTCCTGTGCGCCGGATGAAGGTCGTACCGGGCAGAGCAACGCAGACCGTCGGGATACTTGCTCCAGGAACCGCCGCGCAACGCACGGGCAGATTTAAAATACTCATCCGACGTATTGTTTTCGTATAAATCTTCCATCCACTCCCACACATTGCCTGCCATATCATATAGCCCCTCCGGTGTAGCGCCATCGGGATAGCGCCCTACAGGAGTTGTGGCGCCTTCATTACTATCATAATTGGCTCTAGTGGTTGAGGGCTCCTCCTCGCCCCAAGGGTATGTTCTGTTCTCTTTGCCACCTGCGGCATATTCCCACTCCTTTTCTGTGGGCAAATGATAAAGGGTGCCATCCTGACCATTGCTCTCAAGCAACGAAAGCCAGAGGCAATAGGCCTTGGCGGCATACCAGGTTACACCCATCACCGGTTGATCTTCCTTGTTGAATCGCTTGTCGTCATCATAAAAAGAAGCAAGAAGCTTTACCAGCGATTCTTCACCCTTGAGATAATCGCCAAACCCCTCAATCTCCCCAGCCTCAGATCGTAGAGTTTTTGTATACAATTCAACCGATACATCCTTGGCAAATACAGGCTCTCGGGAATCCAGATAAGCAATAAATTGCCGGTACAACTTGTTGGTAACCGTATATTTGGCAACGTAAAGGTCTGGCACTGTTTCCTGCTTCTCAGTCACGGAGAAGGTAAAGGTACCTCCCTCGATAAGGATGTATTGCGCATCGAGTTCATAGGGATTGTATCTGACAGAAATTGCCTTCACACTAACATTCACCTTACAGACGATGTCAGCGGTGATATCAGAGGCAATTTTAACCCCTGGAATTTCATAAGCAAGACGCAGAATATCGGCGTCTTTGGTGCAGTTAGCGTCAATGAACTTCTGTACAGCTTTGACAGCTTCCGGCTTACCGATGGTTTTCAAGCACTCCAAGAGATATCGCTGCCTATTTGGCGTTGTTGCCGGGTCAAGCAACTTCTTTTGCAAGGCGTCAACCTTCCTCTGGGGAGCCTCCTCAACAAGGGCAACAAGCAAGTCCTGCTGCTTTTGAGTCAAGTTTTCTGTAACCGGCGAATCAAAAAGCATCTGCATAAAGCTGTCGAACAGTTCCGCATCATCAACATGGCCGATAAAAAAGCGAAATACCTCCTGCCACCAGTCGTCACCAAAGCGGGTAACAAGCGTGTCAAGATAACCTGGCCGGTGCATGTTTTTCACAAGCTGCACACCCGCCAGGTACTCTCTGAATGATTTGTGCCGGAAAACATACTCTCGGTCACCATATTCCACGAGCACCCCGGCCCGATCAACAAGGTTACGGCAGAACTCCCCTGCGGGAAGCGAGTTGCAGAGGGTATCAAGCAGTTCCTGCATTTTTAACTGCATGTCAATTCTACCAACCTCGTCCTTTTTAAGCTCCTCCTGCATCCAGAGTGAGACCGGACTCAGAACGCGCCGGGCATCTTCTGCCCCAAGCAATGGGGATATTCCTCTACGCCGGTCACGATAATCGAGCATAAAATTCAATGCCGCATCATAGAGCTTCAACCGGCTACCCGGCATATATTCTCGCTCTTTCCAGAGCATGGCCATAATCTGCAACAGCAAGGGAATCCCTGCGAGTGTTTGCATACTTCTATTTTTTTCCTGTGCCAGAAACGCAATAAGAGCATCTGCTTTTTTCGTAGCCACATGTTCCTGCTGGCTTCGCCACGCCGCCTGATATCCTGCTGGAGGAATCTCTCCCAAGTATGCAGCCTTGAACCACTGCTGTAAAAATTGCGCCTGCTGCTCTTTTGTAAAATCCATGATATCAGCCCTCAAATGGCCAGCTTCAAGCTCAATGCCATCCCCTTTCCGATAACCCGTGCTTCGTGACGTCACAACAAAACGGGCATTGGTAAATCCACCAACCGTGCGGTCTATCCAGCCACAGACCGCTATCCGGTCGTGAACATCGCTGATTTCGTCGAGACCATCGAGAAGCACCAATGTTGACGGCTTGTCAAGCCAGCCGGAAAAGAGTGTTTCTTCAATCTTGAGAAAATGTTTTTCCGACCATGCCGCCAGGTTTTCCGATAATGACATGTAGCCGGTATCACTTTTCTTGAGTTCACGCAACGGAAGAAAAAAAACATTGACTGGTTCACGAAAGCCAAACTCCTGATAGCGTTTGT
The DNA window shown above is from Pelodictyon phaeoclathratiforme BU-1 and carries:
- a CDS encoding NACHT domain-containing protein encodes the protein MSDKLYRKIKVLVASPSDVAEERDIAKEVILGWNHRHPESELILDPVLWEERAAPQSGERTQGILNRQFVDQCHFAIAIFWTRIGTDTGVAPGGAVEEVQRLMNDEKQVMLYFSRAKYPLDTSDAGKVAEFSRQVGELETFRKTLQNYLLLWEYDDLSMFKSDLVTHLDLQIQNWFAQKNSDVVFSGNRICSHTRNAAADLFRYQSTLKQQLGNITLTGSPALESFSVKLSDTFVSLTLSGSSRCEERFRAGEALCEPQKDERNSTPEEVMSFVFQHNLLLLVIGDPGSGKTTLLKYYALSCFDNKRYQEFGFREPVNVFFLPLRELKKSDTGYMSLSENLAAWSEKHFLKIEETLFSGWLDKPSTLVLLDGLDEISDVHDRIAVCGWIDRTVGGFTNARFVVTSRSTGYRKGDGIELEAGHLRADIMDFTKEQQAQFLQQWFKAAYLGEIPPAGYQAAWRSQQEHVATKKADALIAFLAQEKNRSMQTLAGIPLLLQIMAMLWKEREYMPGSRLKLYDAALNFMLDYRDRRRGISPLLGAEDARRVLSPVSLWMQEELKKDEVGRIDMQLKMQELLDTLCNSLPAGEFCRNLVDRAGVLVEYGDREYVFRHKSFREYLAGVQLVKNMHRPGYLDTLVTRFGDDWWQEVFRFFIGHVDDAELFDSFMQMLFDSPVTENLTQKQQDLLVALVEEAPQRKVDALQKKLLDPATTPNRQRYLLECLKTIGKPEAVKAVQKFIDANCTKDADILRLAYEIPGVKIASDITADIVCKVNVSVKAISVRYNPYELDAQYILIEGGTFTFSVTEKQETVPDLYVAKYTVTNKLYRQFIAYLDSREPVFAKDVSVELYTKTLRSEAGEIEGFGDYLKGEESLVKLLASFYDDDKRFNKEDQPVMGVTWYAAKAYCLWLSLLESNGQDGTLYHLPTEKEWEYAAGGKENRTYPWGEEEPSTTRANYDSNEGATTPVGRYPDGATPEGLYDMAGNVWEWMEDLYENNTSDEYFKSARALRGGSWSKYPDGLRCSARYDLHPAHRSGNVGFRVVRSSPSS
- a CDS encoding type II toxin-antitoxin system Phd/YefM family antitoxin; this translates as MKVYSYSEARKKFAKVFDLARTEEVIIKKRSGEQFAVVYKQLSNSPFDVKGVKTRAATKDILEAVEDSRSGEDVP
- a CDS encoding SUMF1/EgtB/PvdO family nonheme iron enzyme, whose amino-acid sequence is MRGGSWNNNPDNLRCSARNNNHPANRNNNIGFRVVRSNHAPFDAC
- the avd gene encoding diversity-generating retroelement protein Avd, which produces MLIVKKAYDFSKWLLLHTGKFPKSYRFSIAVRIENSILEFTELVAVANMRNVKRPLLEQADEVLTRLRILVRLSFDMKFISLNSYEFGSSQISELGKMLGGWIKKA
- a CDS encoding RNA-directed DNA polymerase gives rise to the protein MKTSKNLFQSIVTFENVLSAAQKAAKGKRENQSVLHFFTFLEENLWQILSELRTKTWQPGSYKTFSIYKPKPRMISAAPFKDRVVHHALITIVGPLLERSFIFDTYANRTAKGTHKAIERYQHYLKKYAYVLKCDIRKYFPSIDHEILKSLLRRKIACADTLWLIDTIIDNSNIQAEHFHYFPGDTLFTPHERRKGLPIGNLTSQFFANYYLSFLDHYVKEVLRCKGYVRYVDDYVLFSDSKDELWEWKKAIEEFLQQFRLTLNSGRTELYPATEGKCFLGQKVFQSYRLLPSANVRRAKKRIQCTLLAKPETLQKSLAGWVGHARQADTRNLLRSLGLVEKS